Proteins encoded in a region of the Inquilinus sp. KBS0705 genome:
- a CDS encoding family 20 glycosylhydrolase, whose translation MYNKAIALLFAFVICSTLIKAQNTDPYAGIIPAPVSVKKLTGEFILSQETKVQADTPNNKAVVFFSSFLADNMAYNKQVGLRNTSATSNVIYLTSTGTENLPAEGYRLTITPQQITVAGKGAGLFYGIQTLIQLMPADRAATAKLPCVQIEDYPRFGYRGLMLDVGRHFFSVEFVKRYIDLMAAYKLNNFHWHLTEDQGWRIEIKKYPKLTQIASMRAQTVIGNYRDRTPQQFDNTPYGGFYTQDQIRDVVKYAAARYINIVPEIEMPGHSQAVLAAYPELSCDPSMQYKTAETWGVFNNILCPNEKTFTFLQEVLTEVMDLFPSKYIHIGGDEAPKVVWKNSKFCQDMIKRLKLKDEHGLQSYFIQRMEKFVNSKGRSIIGWDEILEGGLAPNATVMSWRGEAGGIAAAQQNHDVVMTPGSNGLYIDHGQGKLNQEPLSIGGNEPVSKIYSYNPTPAALTPDQQKHILGVQANLWTEYIPTEAKVEFMLLPRMLALSEVAWSPLANKNFKDFNETRLPYHYAWLDKNGYNYHVPQAIGAIDTTMIGTQLTVNLKAPVNGATIFYTIDGYTPRETDMPYTKPITYNVPIDQYRELQTIVITPSGKRSSVSKMVVYNKAPLAPVTFNGTSMGMKYQVSAGSYVNTTQINPAAVIDTGIAKSFSTATSAFKKAFGKYGVVFTGYLRVDADGNYGFSTQSNNGSVLYVDDVPVVDNDGRHGSFEEGGAIPLQRGYHRITIKYVDAMPTNSSLRVFMTIPGKPKGELSPDMMYN comes from the coding sequence ATGTATAATAAGGCCATTGCACTGCTATTTGCATTTGTTATTTGTTCAACACTTATAAAAGCCCAAAACACCGACCCATACGCCGGTATCATTCCGGCACCCGTATCTGTTAAAAAGTTAACCGGTGAGTTTATATTAAGCCAGGAAACCAAAGTACAGGCTGATACACCTAACAATAAGGCTGTTGTATTCTTCTCTTCGTTTTTAGCCGATAATATGGCCTACAACAAGCAGGTAGGCTTACGCAACACCAGCGCAACATCAAACGTAATTTACCTCACCTCAACCGGTACCGAAAATTTACCTGCCGAAGGTTACCGCTTAACCATTACGCCGCAGCAAATTACCGTAGCAGGTAAAGGCGCGGGCCTGTTTTATGGTATACAAACCCTTATACAATTAATGCCTGCCGATAGGGCCGCCACCGCCAAACTGCCTTGTGTGCAGATTGAAGATTACCCACGCTTTGGCTACAGGGGATTGATGCTTGATGTTGGTCGCCACTTTTTTTCGGTAGAGTTTGTAAAACGATACATCGACCTGATGGCTGCTTACAAACTAAATAATTTTCACTGGCATTTAACCGAAGACCAGGGCTGGCGCATCGAGATAAAGAAATATCCTAAGCTAACCCAAATAGCCAGTATGCGCGCCCAAACAGTTATTGGTAACTACCGCGACCGTACGCCGCAGCAATTTGATAATACCCCTTACGGTGGCTTTTACACCCAGGATCAGATACGCGATGTAGTAAAATATGCCGCTGCGCGATACATTAACATAGTGCCCGAAATAGAAATGCCGGGCCACTCGCAGGCTGTACTGGCGGCATACCCCGAACTGAGTTGCGACCCAAGCATGCAATACAAAACGGCCGAGACATGGGGTGTGTTTAATAACATTCTTTGTCCTAACGAAAAAACATTTACCTTTTTACAGGAAGTTTTAACCGAGGTGATGGACTTGTTTCCGAGCAAATACATCCACATAGGCGGCGATGAAGCGCCAAAAGTGGTTTGGAAAAACTCTAAGTTTTGCCAGGATATGATAAAACGCCTAAAACTGAAAGACGAACATGGCCTGCAAAGCTACTTTATACAGCGTATGGAGAAGTTTGTGAACAGCAAAGGCCGCAGCATAATAGGCTGGGACGAGATACTAGAAGGCGGGCTTGCACCAAACGCAACTGTAATGAGTTGGAGAGGCGAAGCCGGTGGTATTGCGGCTGCCCAGCAAAACCACGATGTGGTAATGACCCCAGGAAGCAATGGCTTGTATATTGACCATGGCCAGGGCAAACTAAACCAGGAGCCTTTAAGCATTGGCGGTAACGAGCCTGTATCAAAAATTTACAGTTATAACCCAACACCGGCAGCTTTAACACCCGATCAGCAAAAGCATATATTAGGCGTGCAAGCGAATCTGTGGACGGAATACATACCAACCGAGGCCAAAGTAGAGTTTATGCTGCTACCGCGTATGCTGGCCTTATCAGAGGTGGCATGGTCGCCTTTGGCTAATAAGAATTTTAAAGACTTTAACGAAACCCGCCTGCCTTACCATTATGCCTGGCTGGATAAAAACGGTTACAACTACCACGTACCGCAGGCTATAGGCGCAATTGATACTACCATGATAGGTACGCAATTAACGGTTAACTTAAAAGCACCGGTTAATGGCGCAACCATATTTTATACTATAGATGGCTACACCCCACGCGAAACGGATATGCCATACACTAAACCCATTACGTATAATGTACCAATTGATCAATACCGCGAGTTGCAAACCATTGTAATTACCCCGTCGGGTAAGCGCAGTTCGGTAAGTAAAATGGTGGTTTATAACAAAGCGCCTTTGGCACCTGTAACTTTTAACGGTACAAGCATGGGTATGAAGTATCAGGTATCGGCCGGAAGCTACGTAAACACCACTCAGATTAACCCGGCTGCCGTAATTGATACCGGCATAGCAAAAAGTTTTAGCACGGCTACCAGCGCCTTTAAAAAGGCTTTTGGTAAATATGGTGTGGTGTTTACCGGTTACCTGCGTGTAGATGCTGATGGCAACTACGGCTTCTCTACACAATCAAACAATGGGTCGGTACTGTATGTGGATGATGTACCCGTTGTTGATAATGATGGAAGGCACGGCAGCTTTGAAGAAGGCGGCGCCATACCTTTGCAACGCGGCTATCATCGTATTACTATCAAATATGTTGATGCCATGCCAACCAACAGCAGCCTGCGCGTTTTTATGACCATCCCGGGTAAGCCTAAGGGAGAGTTATCGCCCGATATGATGTACAATTAA
- a CDS encoding ChbG/HpnK family deacetylase has product MLLNKNVIATADDFGLSSSVNRAILKCFDLSVINSTSFLTNTILFEESVNTLHQNPVIQNVGVHVNFTEGKPVSNFKLKKYLDSEGNWDSLKTTKVLSILNAEAKTAFTAEIDAQINKALSHNVTITHFDSHNHVHTLPQFQGVFFNAAKKHNLKLRLAQSYKENSYIKYTYRKYINNKLIANDLNYSDRFETVGYYLNNAHVNNVVTEIMLHPDLDTNGNLTDHFEGSVLTEWINYIKKENVANIQEKVNYYR; this is encoded by the coding sequence ATGCTGCTAAATAAAAATGTAATTGCCACTGCAGATGATTTTGGCTTAAGTTCTTCTGTAAACCGGGCTATATTAAAGTGCTTTGATTTGAGTGTTATTAACAGTACATCGTTTTTAACAAACACTATTTTATTTGAAGAATCCGTAAATACCTTACATCAAAACCCAGTCATACAAAACGTAGGTGTACATGTTAATTTTACTGAAGGTAAACCTGTTAGCAACTTTAAACTAAAAAAATACCTGGACAGTGAGGGTAACTGGGACAGTTTAAAAACCACAAAAGTGCTTAGCATTTTAAATGCCGAAGCGAAGACCGCCTTTACTGCTGAAATAGATGCTCAGATAAATAAGGCCCTATCCCATAATGTTACCATTACACATTTCGATTCCCATAATCACGTACACACACTGCCGCAATTTCAAGGTGTTTTTTTTAATGCCGCAAAAAAACACAATCTTAAACTAAGGCTTGCACAATCATATAAAGAGAACAGCTACATTAAATATACCTATCGCAAATACATTAACAACAAGTTAATAGCTAATGATCTTAACTACTCGGACAGGTTTGAAACGGTTGGCTATTATTTGAATAACGCCCACGTAAATAATGTAGTTACAGAAATAATGCTGCACCCCGATTTAGATACTAACGGCAACCTTACCGATCATTTTGAAGGCTCGGTATTGACGGAATGGATCAACTATATTAAAAAAGAAAATGTTGCCAATATTCAAGAAAAAGTTAATTATTACCGATAA
- the guaB gene encoding IMP dehydrogenase, which yields MQLDPSKFVAEGLTYDDVLLLPAYSEVLPREVNTSTFLTKKIRLNIPIISAAMDTVTEAGLAIALAQAGGIGMLHKNMTIQAQADEVRKVKRSESGMIQDPVTLLEDALLADAFNIMKENSIGGIPVIDAEHKLKGIITNRDLRFQKDMTVAVRDVMTKENLVVAPQGTTLLEAAAILQSNKIEKLPVVNKDGKLVGLITYKDIQKVKNFPNACKDEFGRLRVGAAVGVAADNIDRVTALVNAGVDVVTVDTAHGHSKGVIDMVKAVKSLYPDLQVIAGNIATADAAIALADAGADAVKVGIGPGSICTTRIIAGVGVPQLYAVYECAKALEGRGIPVIADGGIKQTGDMVKAIAAGASSIMAGSLFAGVEESPGETIIYEGRKFKSYRGMGSIEAMAKGSKDRYFQDETDVVTKLVPEGIVGRVPFKGNMAEVVYQYIGGLRAGMHYCGAASIEDLQKAKFVRITAAGMRESHPHDITITKEAPNYTR from the coding sequence ATGCAGTTAGACCCATCCAAATTTGTCGCCGAAGGATTAACCTATGACGACGTACTATTACTCCCCGCATATTCTGAAGTATTACCGCGCGAGGTTAACACCAGCACGTTTTTAACTAAGAAAATCCGCTTAAACATTCCTATTATTTCTGCCGCTATGGATACCGTAACAGAGGCTGGTTTGGCTATTGCCCTTGCCCAGGCCGGTGGTATAGGTATGCTGCACAAAAATATGACCATACAGGCACAAGCCGACGAAGTACGCAAGGTAAAGCGCTCTGAAAGCGGTATGATACAAGACCCAGTTACATTACTGGAAGATGCGTTATTAGCCGATGCATTTAATATAATGAAGGAAAACAGTATTGGTGGTATACCGGTAATTGATGCTGAGCACAAGCTGAAAGGTATCATCACCAACCGAGATCTGCGTTTTCAAAAGGATATGACGGTGGCGGTGAGGGATGTAATGACCAAGGAGAACCTGGTTGTGGCACCACAGGGTACAACCTTACTGGAGGCTGCTGCTATACTGCAAAGCAATAAGATCGAGAAGCTGCCGGTTGTAAACAAGGATGGTAAACTGGTAGGCTTAATTACCTATAAAGATATTCAGAAAGTAAAAAACTTCCCTAATGCCTGTAAGGATGAGTTTGGGCGCTTACGTGTAGGTGCCGCTGTTGGCGTAGCTGCAGATAACATAGACCGTGTTACTGCGCTGGTTAATGCCGGTGTTGATGTGGTTACGGTTGATACCGCGCATGGCCACTCAAAAGGGGTGATTGATATGGTTAAAGCCGTTAAAAGTCTTTATCCTGATTTACAGGTGATTGCCGGCAATATAGCAACTGCCGATGCTGCCATTGCCCTTGCTGATGCAGGTGCGGATGCCGTTAAAGTAGGTATAGGCCCCGGATCGATATGCACCACCCGTATTATTGCAGGTGTGGGTGTACCCCAGTTATATGCTGTTTATGAGTGTGCTAAGGCCCTTGAAGGCCGTGGTATACCTGTAATAGCCGACGGTGGTATAAAACAAACCGGCGATATGGTAAAAGCTATTGCAGCCGGAGCAAGCTCAATTATGGCCGGATCGTTATTTGCAGGGGTAGAGGAGTCACCAGGCGAAACCATTATATATGAGGGCCGTAAGTTTAAATCATACCGCGGAATGGGTTCTATTGAGGCCATGGCAAAGGGGTCAAAAGACCGCTATTTTCAGGATGAGACTGATGTGGTAACCAAGCTTGTACCCGAGGGTATTGTTGGCCGTGTGCCGTTTAAAGGCAACATGGCCGAAGTGGTGTACCAATATATAGGTGGTTTACGTGCCGGTATGCACTACTGTGGTGCCGCCAGCATCGAAGACCTGCAAAAAGCCAAATTTGTACGTATAACCGCAGCAGGCATGCGCGAAAGCCACCCTCACGATATTACTATAACTAAAGAAGCACCGAATTATACACGTTAG
- a CDS encoding endonuclease/exonuclease/phosphatase family protein translates to MLPIFKKKLIITDKIVLCINIVATLFLLMSYLAPYANPAKFGLIAVLGFAYPILVPVNMIFIIYWLIRPIKLYSLLSLVSVIIGFSYIICYCGMHFKSSLGQQKPMGVIRIMQFNVRAFGIFDDNGKAVQKGIYNFLRNTNPDIISMEEFYSVIYNNGDVTDSIRRVMQSKYKYFQPFKITPTDSTGNAIFSKYPIIHSGAVLFNNGDFTRAIYVDVKIQGKIVRVYSVHLAAVQIQDEEKAKFLEGRISINRTLFIENKLISAFKKRSQQADVIKQHINKCPYPVIITGDFNDTPISYSVNTIGRGLQNAFKAKGSGFLKTYYSNYPLQIDFIFTGKSFDILNYFTADNKLSDHKPVISDVLLK, encoded by the coding sequence ATGTTGCCAATATTCAAGAAAAAGTTAATTATTACCGATAAGATAGTCCTTTGTATAAATATTGTAGCCACTTTATTTTTATTGATGAGCTACCTTGCTCCATATGCCAACCCGGCTAAGTTCGGCTTAATAGCTGTTTTGGGTTTTGCCTATCCAATACTGGTGCCGGTAAATATGATTTTTATAATTTATTGGCTAATTCGCCCCATTAAACTTTACTCATTACTATCCCTGGTAAGTGTTATCATTGGCTTTAGTTATATTATATGTTATTGCGGTATGCACTTTAAAAGTAGTTTAGGCCAACAAAAGCCTATGGGAGTTATACGCATTATGCAATTTAATGTACGTGCGTTTGGCATTTTTGACGACAATGGAAAGGCTGTACAAAAAGGCATTTATAACTTCCTGAGAAATACCAACCCGGATATTATTAGCATGGAGGAATTCTATTCAGTTATTTATAATAATGGTGATGTAACTGATTCTATCCGAAGGGTAATGCAGTCGAAGTATAAATATTTTCAACCATTTAAAATCACCCCTACCGACTCTACCGGCAATGCCATATTTAGCAAATACCCTATTATACATTCAGGGGCTGTGTTATTTAATAATGGTGATTTTACAAGGGCTATATATGTCGATGTTAAAATACAGGGTAAAATAGTAAGGGTATACAGCGTTCACCTTGCGGCGGTACAAATTCAGGATGAGGAGAAGGCAAAGTTCCTTGAAGGCAGGATATCTATTAACAGAACCTTATTTATAGAAAACAAACTGATAAGCGCGTTTAAAAAAAGAAGCCAGCAGGCCGACGTTATTAAACAGCATATTAATAAATGCCCCTACCCGGTCATAATAACCGGCGATTTTAATGACACCCCTATTTCCTATTCGGTAAATACCATTGGGCGTGGTCTACAAAATGCGTTCAAAGCAAAAGGGAGTGGGTTTTTAAAAACTTATTACAGCAATTACCCCTTGCAGATAGATTTTATTTTTACTGGTAAAAGCTTTGATATTCTTAACTATTTTACGGCAGACAACAAGCTATCAGACCATAAGCCTGTTATAAGCGATGTTTTGCTCAAGTAA
- a CDS encoding membrane dipeptidase, producing the protein MKNLLLPLLLLLVTYASAQNADKIHQRAILVDTHNDALSNELITKLDLGKQQTVGNFDLPRAKQGGLDVQVFSVWCGEQHGKNDAYAFANREIDSLYALIKRYPDKITLVRTAADLQKTVKEQKLAAMIGVEGGHMIEDRLDYIDSLAKRGMAYLTLTWNNSTDWATSARDETLKGDSLPQKGLTDFGKQVVIRLNQLGVMIDLSHPGEKTFADVMSITTKPVIASHSCVYALNPHRRNLKDYQLKAIAQNGGVVFLNFYSGFIDSTYNAKNEVFLAKHKPELDSLYKIYNDEDLASIRLNTLYKEEADLMRPPLSMLIKHIDYMVKLIGADHVGIGSDFDGAESYPLGLDSVTDYPKITAELLKIGYSEKDIDKILGGNFIRVLKANKGK; encoded by the coding sequence ATGAAAAATCTGCTGCTGCCATTACTACTGCTACTTGTTACCTATGCTTCGGCGCAAAATGCTGATAAGATACACCAAAGGGCTATACTGGTTGATACGCATAACGATGCCTTGTCTAACGAGTTGATTACAAAACTTGATCTGGGTAAACAGCAAACAGTAGGCAACTTTGATTTGCCTCGTGCTAAACAGGGAGGGCTTGATGTGCAGGTATTCTCCGTTTGGTGCGGCGAGCAGCATGGTAAAAACGATGCTTACGCATTTGCTAACCGCGAGATAGATTCGCTTTACGCGCTTATTAAAAGATACCCGGATAAAATTACACTGGTACGCACAGCGGCCGACTTGCAAAAAACGGTAAAAGAGCAAAAGCTGGCCGCCATGATAGGGGTAGAAGGCGGCCACATGATAGAGGACAGGCTGGATTATATTGATAGCCTTGCCAAACGTGGCATGGCTTACCTTACCCTTACCTGGAACAACAGTACCGATTGGGCAACATCTGCCCGCGATGAAACCTTAAAAGGCGACTCGTTACCCCAAAAGGGCTTAACAGATTTTGGCAAGCAGGTAGTGATCAGGTTAAACCAATTAGGGGTGATGATAGACCTGTCGCACCCCGGCGAAAAAACCTTTGCCGATGTAATGTCAATTACCACTAAGCCGGTTATTGCATCGCATAGCTGTGTTTATGCCTTAAACCCGCACAGGCGCAACTTAAAAGACTACCAGCTAAAGGCCATTGCCCAAAACGGCGGTGTAGTGTTTTTGAATTTTTACAGTGGCTTTATTGATAGTACTTACAACGCCAAAAACGAGGTGTTTTTGGCAAAGCATAAACCGGAACTCGACTCGTTATACAAAATATATAATGACGAGGACCTGGCCAGTATACGCCTGAACACCTTATATAAAGAAGAAGCCGACCTGATGCGCCCGCCCCTAAGCATGCTGATAAAACACATCGACTATATGGTAAAGCTGATAGGCGCTGACCATGTAGGCATCGGCTCGGATTTTGACGGTGCCGAATCGTACCCTTTAGGGCTTGACAGTGTTACCGACTACCCCAAAATAACCGCAGAGCTGTTAAAGATTGGGTACAGCGAAAAGGATATTGATAAAATATTAGGTGGTAATTTTATAAGAGTGCTCAAGGCTAATAAGGGGAAGTAG
- the trxB gene encoding thioredoxin-disulfide reductase — protein sequence MSQDTEHVKCLIIGSGPAGYTAAIYASRADLKPVMYTGMLAGGQLTQTTDVENFPGYPDGIMGPEMMEDFRKQAERLGTDIRFGYVSSVDFSSLPHKVVVDENKTILADTVIISTGASAKWLGLESEQKYSGFGVSACAVCDGFFFKGQDVAIVGAGDTAAEEATYLAKLCRKVYMIVRRDEFRASKAMVHRVLNTANIEILYNTETLEIMGDGQSVNAVKVLNNQSQQERVLDVTGFFVAIGHKPNTEIFTDWIHMDETGYIKTRPGSTETNVEGVFCCGDAQDHIYRQAVTAAGTGCMAAIDAERYLAAKEHVVTA from the coding sequence ATGTCACAAGATACTGAACACGTTAAATGTTTGATCATAGGTTCGGGCCCGGCGGGTTACACTGCGGCCATTTACGCTTCGCGTGCCGACCTTAAGCCTGTAATGTATACAGGTATGCTGGCCGGCGGGCAGCTTACACAAACTACTGATGTAGAGAACTTTCCCGGTTATCCTGATGGTATAATGGGCCCCGAGATGATGGAAGATTTTCGCAAACAGGCCGAGCGTTTAGGTACCGATATCCGTTTCGGCTACGTAAGTTCGGTTGATTTTTCGTCGCTGCCGCATAAAGTAGTGGTTGACGAAAACAAAACTATACTGGCAGATACGGTTATCATTTCAACCGGTGCATCGGCAAAATGGCTGGGTTTGGAGTCTGAACAAAAATATAGCGGCTTTGGCGTATCTGCTTGTGCCGTTTGTGATGGTTTCTTTTTTAAGGGCCAGGATGTAGCTATAGTAGGCGCGGGCGATACCGCTGCCGAAGAAGCCACTTATTTAGCCAAGCTTTGCCGCAAAGTGTACATGATCGTTCGCCGCGACGAGTTCCGCGCCTCAAAAGCAATGGTACACCGTGTATTAAACACGGCCAACATAGAGATACTGTATAATACCGAAACCCTTGAAATTATGGGCGACGGCCAAAGCGTAAACGCTGTTAAGGTGTTAAATAACCAAAGCCAGCAGGAGCGTGTTTTAGATGTTACCGGCTTTTTTGTAGCCATTGGGCACAAACCCAATACCGAAATTTTTACCGACTGGATACACATGGATGAGACCGGTTATATAAAAACCAGGCCCGGATCAACAGAAACCAATGTTGAGGGCGTATTTTGCTGCGGCGATGCGCAGGATCATATTTACAGGCAGGCGGTGACCGCTGCAGGCACAGGCTGTATGGCCGCTATAGATGCCGAGCGTTATTTAGCTGCTAAAGAGCATGTTGTAACGGCGTAA
- a CDS encoding acyl-CoA carboxylase subunit beta: protein MDIDFNKNEDVNKQLVYEFNTRLKKIYQGGGEKAAAKQHEKGKLLARERIAYLLDKDKPWLEVGAFTGDGMYAEHGGCPSGGVVCGIGYVSGRQCVVVANDATVKAGAWFPITAKKNLRAQEIAMENRLPIIYLVDSAGVYLPLQDEIFPDKEHFGRIFRNNAMMSSLGIIQIAAIMGSCVAGGAYLPIMSDEAMIVEGTGSVFLAGSYLVKSAIGEDVDNETLGGATTQCEISGVTDYKHPNDKACLDSIRNIMDKVGDYNKAGFDRIKASAPKLKQEDIYGILPDNREKPYDMNEIILRLLDDSEFEEYKAGFGQTIICGLGRIDGWAVGIVANQRKVVKSKKGEMQFGGVIYSDSADKATRFIMNCNQKKIPLVFLQDVTGFMVGSRSEHGGIIKDGAKMVNAVANSVVPKFTIVIGNSYGAGNYAMCGKAYDPRLIYAWPSAKIAVMGGSQAAKVLVQMQSAGLKAKGEEVDEQKEAELLKQTTDRYNTQTTPYYAAARLWVDGIIDPLETRKVISMGIEAANHAPIERAFNVGVIQT, encoded by the coding sequence ATGGACATCGACTTTAATAAAAACGAGGATGTTAACAAACAACTTGTTTACGAATTTAACACGCGCCTCAAAAAAATATACCAGGGCGGCGGCGAAAAGGCCGCAGCCAAACAACACGAAAAAGGCAAGCTGCTTGCCCGCGAGCGTATAGCTTACCTGTTAGATAAAGACAAGCCCTGGCTGGAGGTTGGCGCCTTTACCGGCGATGGCATGTATGCCGAACATGGCGGCTGCCCAAGTGGTGGTGTAGTATGTGGTATTGGCTATGTAAGCGGCAGGCAATGCGTAGTGGTGGCTAATGATGCTACCGTTAAGGCCGGTGCCTGGTTCCCGATAACGGCTAAGAAAAACCTGCGCGCCCAGGAGATAGCGATGGAGAACCGCTTACCTATCATCTACCTGGTAGACTCGGCAGGGGTGTACCTGCCCTTGCAAGACGAGATATTTCCCGATAAGGAGCACTTTGGCCGCATCTTTCGTAATAACGCGATGATGAGCAGCTTGGGAATCATACAGATAGCTGCTATTATGGGTTCGTGTGTGGCGGGTGGGGCCTACTTGCCGATAATGAGCGACGAGGCGATGATCGTAGAAGGAACCGGTTCGGTGTTTTTGGCGGGCTCTTACCTCGTAAAATCGGCTATTGGCGAGGATGTGGATAACGAAACACTTGGCGGCGCAACTACACAATGCGAAATATCGGGGGTAACTGATTACAAACACCCTAATGATAAGGCTTGCCTTGATTCTATCCGTAATATTATGGATAAGGTGGGCGATTATAACAAAGCCGGGTTCGACCGTATCAAAGCATCAGCCCCTAAACTAAAACAAGAAGACATATACGGTATACTGCCCGATAACCGCGAAAAGCCCTATGATATGAACGAGATCATCCTGCGCCTGCTGGACGATTCGGAATTTGAGGAATACAAAGCAGGGTTTGGCCAGACCATTATTTGCGGCCTTGGCCGTATTGATGGCTGGGCGGTGGGCATTGTGGCTAACCAGCGCAAGGTGGTTAAATCAAAAAAAGGCGAGATGCAATTTGGTGGGGTTATCTATTCCGACTCGGCCGATAAGGCTACCCGCTTTATCATGAACTGTAACCAGAAGAAGATACCGCTGGTGTTTTTGCAGGATGTTACCGGCTTTATGGTTGGCAGCCGCAGCGAGCATGGTGGCATTATTAAGGATGGCGCTAAGATGGTGAATGCAGTTGCCAATTCGGTGGTGCCAAAGTTTACCATCGTGATAGGCAACTCTTACGGCGCGGGCAATTATGCTATGTGCGGCAAGGCCTACGACCCAAGACTGATATACGCCTGGCCATCTGCCAAGATCGCCGTAATGGGCGGCTCGCAGGCGGCTAAGGTATTGGTGCAAATGCAGTCGGCAGGTTTAAAAGCCAAAGGCGAGGAGGTGGACGAACAAAAGGAAGCCGAACTGCTTAAACAAACCACCGACCGTTATAACACCCAAACCACCCCATATTATGCAGCAGCAAGACTATGGGTAGATGGCATCATCGACCCGCTTGAAACCCGTAAGGTAATATCCATGGGTATTGAGGCGGCTAATCACGCGCCTATTGAGCGGGCGTTTAATGTGGGGGTGATACAAACTTAG
- a CDS encoding TIGR00730 family Rossman fold protein, with the protein MRSICIFCGANYNGDPALKEAINQLAQVMVSRGIALVYGGGKVGVMGLIADAVLSKGGRAIGVIPKFLIDKEVGHNGLTELHVVDNMHQRKQMMNDLSDAIIMLPGGLGTLEEFFEVLTWLQLGLHNHPVGVLNVGGFYDLLLQQLDVMVQQRYLKPANRELVLTSANPIELINLMDNIQIKPDEVWFRDRNLT; encoded by the coding sequence ATGCGAAGCATCTGTATCTTCTGCGGGGCTAATTATAACGGCGACCCTGCTTTAAAAGAGGCTATTAACCAACTTGCGCAGGTAATGGTGAGCCGTGGTATTGCCTTGGTTTATGGTGGCGGTAAAGTGGGTGTAATGGGCCTTATAGCCGATGCGGTACTTAGCAAAGGCGGGAGAGCAATTGGTGTAATACCAAAATTCCTGATAGATAAGGAGGTGGGCCACAATGGCTTAACCGAATTACATGTAGTAGATAATATGCACCAGCGTAAGCAAATGATGAACGACCTGAGCGATGCCATCATTATGCTGCCCGGAGGTTTAGGTACCTTAGAGGAGTTTTTTGAGGTACTTACCTGGCTGCAATTAGGCCTTCATAACCATCCTGTAGGGGTATTAAATGTAGGCGGCTTTTATGACCTGCTGCTACAGCAATTGGATGTTATGGTACAACAGCGCTACCTTAAGCCCGCCAATCGGGAGCTGGTTCTTACCTCGGCCAACCCAATTGAATTGATCAATTTGATGGATAACATCCAAATTAAGCCTGACGAGGTTTGGTTCCGCGACCGGAATTTGACTTAA
- a CDS encoding polysaccharide export protein, with translation MKFKNLHFTFFILILISFCSCTSYKNVPYFQNLKKDSLLVTETINNYAPLAIQPGDLLGLHVTSLNPEADAAFNYNLQRLNGNNLDLRNANENAVLGFLVDQDGNITLPYVGAVKVAGFTTSQIAADVQSKLTKYLTNPNVNVRIQNFKISVLGDVGRPGTYDVFNERITFTEALALAGDLNVTGVRNNVLLVREVNGKREYYTVNLTQKELFNSPYYYLRNNDVIYVQPNRDKVSSSDSAYQKASLAIAALSILAILLTR, from the coding sequence ATGAAATTTAAAAACTTACATTTTACATTTTTTATTTTAATACTCATTTCATTTTGTTCATGTACCAGTTATAAAAATGTACCTTATTTTCAGAATCTAAAAAAAGATAGCCTTTTAGTAACGGAAACCATAAACAATTACGCCCCGTTAGCCATTCAACCGGGCGACTTGTTGGGCTTGCACGTAACCAGTTTAAACCCCGAAGCTGATGCGGCTTTTAACTATAATTTGCAGCGCCTAAATGGAAACAATCTGGATCTAAGAAACGCCAATGAAAACGCTGTATTGGGTTTTTTGGTTGATCAGGACGGAAATATAACCCTGCCTTATGTAGGTGCGGTTAAAGTTGCAGGGTTTACTACCTCGCAAATAGCTGCCGATGTTCAATCAAAGCTTACTAAGTATTTAACCAACCCAAATGTTAATGTGCGTATACAAAACTTTAAAATTTCTGTATTAGGAGACGTTGGACGCCCGGGTACTTATGATGTATTTAACGAACGTATAACTTTTACCGAAGCATTAGCCCTTGCTGGTGATTTGAATGTTACCGGTGTACGAAACAATGTATTGCTGGTAAGAGAGGTGAATGGTAAAAGAGAATATTACACTGTAAACTTAACACAGAAAGAGCTATTCAATTCGCCGTATTATTACCTTAGAAATAATGATGTAATATACGTGCAGCCAAACCGCGACAAGGTTTCGTCAAGCGACTCGGCCTATCAAAAAGCTTCATTGGCAATAGCCGCATTATCCATTTTGGCCATACTATTAACTCGATAA